In one window of Littorina saxatilis isolate snail1 linkage group LG11, US_GU_Lsax_2.0, whole genome shotgun sequence DNA:
- the LOC138980285 gene encoding uncharacterized protein has translation MKGPEGSAAEACHNVQQRLTTSTTSPPPPSSSTSLPPSPLHATGALTKGLHPAFMMHSNRAYLPSPRMYSAVVPGIPSPTLPPSSAASLPGLPQRGSDQGHTSPAYEAYHRDGGGGGGNAGGDSRVGNGNVAAVIAQAYANRTSSDKAQTAATMAYAARMQQEGFPYGLSGVPHMPSYNYGSELYNYVSNGFPRKSRICSYCAKVFTRSTTRRYHEKRCPLLRAAGSLMKGNNGAGGPPSAIANGPSDDGHGLTNGGTPPSSRPPPLIAVNRGETSPTSPTTHPAPSPSNNALSTSASTSYNGLAAVKNHNNNNNHHDGNSHSTATSAGLAPMGRPPHPSLNSPSQFYGGMYGSQQHVPPGVSTSPASLAAHLAAAQSPMDLNRNSVLSASIKQEVENGEPGSDTELLRNHKLGSRGDDGQSHGQHQQQQPMFSPLSATSRSPSGSRSRSEEEEAEGESEDGDSSFKAPGVKADTDMYSDPAFRQYYIAKLTAMQAARGNSAAPNFPSYANNSTLDKVSTAAEHDYRYASPSDKEEESLRDGDSSYRDEEDTDRYPATVEADDDVEVAAAAAVGTEEGKKCGICNQEFEKMDRLRTHERVHQKYKPNACRFCQQRFIKPSMRIAHQRLHSGKYSLGCVVCGLHMLTRFGLRQHVHREHYNPASSAVTFCRYCETHIDSVHDLRRHFHTHRHQVPRSERESIRYLRSPVPARSLSPLGGEEDEEEEEEEASQELPPPSNDSKTSQDSPMEVGSEPPPLLGPILPRGAAAAEGRPNGKVGGSREKEWCRICEKDFPKSFMRYHEREHADQKPYECPLCKKRFGYKNNMKSHMKLHAGIKPYQCSICLAKFTRGSTLRRHARRHGVNSDSIWDLFVKKNGGSMQDRAMLLNQARDTANAMAAAKGQGQGSPPMAGSRAMKADPALMASMRKGGNEGKGYDMRGYSPSGPVPQGLYNAYSSFPPAAAVTQAMLQPYMAAQQYLGYAAAFPTAAPAAPPSLPQQQQQPPPPPQSQAMQSDALDFSMPDKQRRRNSSSSSTSAQRPPSTASQSAYPTMERSPGYPPVSSAGSEGRRCHPNHAEMMEEEGEAVARGNGIAHNDSYSQRSSNSCGGGGRPSLGETVESYLETGGGGRHASQHPYHAQDFGAQVTLCCAHPPNEASTHSPPRSSHHHHHRPLDMSSPVKPRMEGIQHESLASLMSSGRLFRCPHCDCYFTDYTMFLLHQKIHLPDQPFTCFLCQEDCQDKMAFSKHLLDHLR, from the coding sequence ggtCCAGAGGGGTCAGCAGCAGAGGCATGTCACAATGTACAGCAGCGGCTCACCACCAGCACCACGTCACCACCCCCTCCATCCTCCTCCACATCCCTTCCCCCCTCGCCCCTGCACGCCACCGGCGCCCTAACCAAGGGACTGCACCCTGCCTTCATGATGCACTCCAACCGCGCTTACCTCCCTTCGCCCCGAATGTACTCCGCCGTTGTGCCGGGGATTCCCTCCCCTACCTTGCCCCCCTCCTCCGCCGCCTCGCTCCCGGGGCTACCGCAACGAGGCTCTGACCAGGGTCACACCAGCCCCGCCTACGAGGCCTACCACCGcgacggtggtggtggtggtggtaacgCCGGTGGTGATAGTCGCGTAGGAAACGGGAACGTGGCTGCCGTCATCGCCCAGGCCTACGCCAACCGGACGTCGTCCGACAAGGCCCAGACTGCCGCCACCATGGCCTACGCCGCCCGCATGCAGCAGGAAGGGTTTCCGTACGGGCTGAGCGGGGTCCCGCACATGCCCAGCTACAACTATGGTAGCGAGCTCTACAACTACGTCTCCAATGGCTTCCCGCGCAAGTCCCGCATCTGCAGCTACTGCGCCAAAGTCTTCACGCGGTCCACCACGCGCCGCTACCACGAGAAGCGCTGCCCCTTGCTCCGCGCGGCCGGCAGTCTCATGAAGGGCAACAACGGGGCTGGAGGACCCCCCTCCGCCATCGCCAACGGCCCTTCCGACGACGGTCATGGCCTCACTAATGGAGGGACTCCTCCGTCTTCGAGACCTCCGCCCCTCATCGCCGTGAACCGAGGGGAGACCTCTCCTACCTCCCCTACCACGCACCCCGCACCCTCCCCCAGTAACAATGCCTTGTCTACCTCCGCGTCTACCTCATATAACGGTCTTGCCGCCGTGAAGAatcacaacaataacaataatcaTCACGATGGCAACTCGCACTCCACAGCTACCTCAGCGGGTCTGGCCCCCATGGGCAGGCCGCCGCACCCTTCGCTCAACTCACCCTCTCAGTTTTACGGGGGGATGTACGGGTCCCAGCAGCACGTACCCCCCGGCGTGTCTACCTCTCCAGCGTCTCTTGCCGCTCACTTGGCGGCGGCCCAGTCCCCCATGGACCTCAACCGCAACTCGGTTCTTTCCGCCTCTATCAAGCAGGAAGTCGAGAACGGGGAACCTGGAAGCGACACAGAACTACTCAGGAATCACAAACTCGGATCTCGCGGCGACGACGGCCAAAGTCACGGccagcatcagcagcagcagcctaTGTTCAGCCCCCTGTCAGCCACCTCCCGCTCACCCTCAGGGTCAAGGTCGCGGTCAGAAGAGGAGGAAGCGGAGGGGGAAAGCGAGGACGGGGATTCGTCCTTCAAGGCCCCAGGGGTGAAGGCGGACACAGACATGTACAGCGACCCGGCCTTCAGGCAGTACTACATTGCCAAGCTGACCGCCATGCAAGCAGCCAGAGGCAACTCGGCCGCCCCCAACTTCCCTTCCTACGCCAACAACTCAACCCTTGACAAAGTCTCCACAGCCGCGGAGCACGACTATCGCTACGCCTCGCCCTCAGACAAAGAAGAGGAGAGTCTCCGCGACGGCGACTCCAGCTACCGTGACGAGGAGGACACCGACCGTTACCCCGCCACCGTGGAGGCTGACGACGACGTTgaagtagcagcagcagcagcagtgggCACAGAGGAAGGGAAGAAGTGCGGCATCTGCAACCAGGAGTTCGAGAAGATGGACAGGCTGCGGACCCACGAGCGCGTGCATCAGAAGTACAAGCCCAACGCGTGCCGCTTCTGCCAGCAGCGCTTCATCAAGCCCTCCATGCGCATCGCCCACCAACGCCTGCACTCGGGCAAGTATTCCCTGGGCTGCGTGGTGTGCGGCCTGCACATGTTGACCCGCTTCGGCCTGCGTCAGCACGTGCACCGCGAGCACTACAACCCGGCCTCCAGCGCCGTCACCTTCTGCCGCTACTGCGAGACCCATATCGACAGCGTCCACGACCTGCGTCGTCACTTCCACACCCACCGCCACCAGGTGCCCAGGTCCGAGCGAGAGTCCATCCGTTACCTGCGCTCCCCGGTCCCTGCCAGGTCCCTGTCTCCCTTGGGGGGCGAGGAagatgaggaggaggaagaggaggaggcaTCTCAGGAGCTCCCTCCACCCAGCAACGACAGCAAGACGTCTCAGGACTCCCCCATGGAGGTGGGATCCGAACCTCCCCCCTTGCTGGGCCCCATTCTCCCCCGCGGCGCTGCTGCAGCCGAGGGACGACCAAACGGCAAGGTGGGAGGGTCTAGAGAAAAGGAGTGGTGTCGTATCTGCGAGAAGGACTTCCCCAAGTCCTTCATGCGCTACCATGAGCGAGAGCACGCCGACCAGAAGCCGTACGAGTGCCCGCTGTGCAAGAAGCGCTTTGGCTACAAGAACAACATGAAGTCTCACATGAAGCTACATGCCGGCATCAAGCCGTACCAATGCAGCATCTGCCTGGCCAAGTTCACCCGCGGCTCCACCCTGCGAAGACACGCCCGTCGTCACGGCGTCAACAGCGACAGCATTTGGGACCTGTTCGTCAAGAAGAACGGCGGCTCCATGCAGGATAGGGCCATGCTCCTCAACCAGGCTCGCGACACCGCCAACGCCATGGCCGCTgctaaaggtcaaggtcagggGTCACCTCCGATGGCGGGGTCAAGGGCAATGAAGGCCGACCCGGCCCTGATGGCCAGCATGAGGAAGGGAGGGAACGAGGGCAAGGGGTACGACATGCGGGGCTACTCCCCGTCCGGCCCTGTCCCCCAAGGTCTCTACAATGCCTACTCCTCCTTCCCCCCTGCTGCTGCCGTCACCCAGGCCATGCTGCAGCCCTATATGGCCGCTCAGCAGTACCTTGGCTACGCTGCGGCCTTCCCCACTGCCGCCCCTGCTGCTCCACCCTCACTAcctcaacaacagcagcagcctCCTCCACCGCCGCAGTCGCAAGCCATGCAGTCTGACGCGCTGGACTTCTCCATGCCTGACAAGCAGAGACGGAGGAACTCTTCGTCCTCGTCGACCTCGGCCCAGCGCCCACCCTCCACTGCCAGTCAGTCAGCCTACCCGACCATGGAACGCTCACCCGGCTACCCGCCCGTGTCATCGGCTGGCAGCGAAGGCAGGAGGTGTCACCCCAACCACGCGGAGATGATGGAAGAGGAAGGGGAGGCTGTTGCCAGGGGCAACGGCATTGCCCACAACGACTCCTACTCTCAGCGCAGCAGTAACAGCTGCGGCGGTGGGGGCAGGCCCAGCCTGGGGGAGACGGTGGAGAGTTACCTGGAgacagggggagggggacgtCACGCTTCACAGCACCCGTACCACGCGCAGGACTTCGGCGCTCAGGTGACCCTGTGCTGCGCGCACCCTCCCAACGAGGCTTCCACCCACAGCCCTCCCCGCtcctcccaccaccaccaccaccggccCCTGGACATGTCCAGCCCGGTCAAGCCTCGCATGGAGGGCATCCAGCACGAGTCTCTCGCCAGCCTCATGTCCTCCGGGCGTCTCTTTCGCTGCCCGCACTGCGACTGCTACTTCACGGATTACACCATGTTCCTCTTGCACCAGAAGATCCACCTGCCCGACCAGCCCTTCACCTGCTTCCTGTGTCAGGAGGACTGTCAGGACAAGATGGCCTTCTCGAAGCACCTGCTCGACCACCTGAGGTAG